A portion of the uncultured Draconibacterium sp. genome contains these proteins:
- a CDS encoding two-component regulator propeller domain-containing protein: MNQKAYILFLWLMCLAGRNFAQLQHFDKIPTEDGDVNLSVRKVIQDNNGILWLATFSGLYRYQGDEFIIEHQFRDNEIINSDINTILQDEQNNIWIGTNDGLARYNPEKEELKVYRTEDNDIGSISSNKIRSLALSKDGHIWVGTSDTGLNFYNKETDSFTPIDFKAQTELPPTYIKTILRTKDGRIWLGTLGQGLYCFNYQNSEVSSLRHYTVEKDSSKISHNSIYDIFEDVDGTIVVATRQGLNLFNQQTEQFDDFSSSNFVAGGMRNFFRSINRDRNGKLWLGSWGGLISCNTFDELKTGNFELSLHNRNIGNSISHNQVMDIYEDKSGVIWVSTENGLNRYDPYLNQLKPLYGRVVQQLSEQTATSFSEYVNDQVLILTLSDGVILNSTNAITSFAQEESPEFENEKFYSLFVDEQNNVWAGSYSGLLVRKDAITGKIRTFRHSSNDIPIFSICRVQQNMLAVGTYGQGVKYFNTLTQRFVSSVGRFENMQVNDILIDKKERMWVATQLGIFRKETASSDFEFYLPDNPDSVLKPNIMFDICESESGEILVGGRNGLYIFDEKTQTFDIKKFENPVRLWVTNLQFDSEQNLWLNLNFNKIAKWNRSNCKLITFNVNNGIRSSSYNRRGFFIDKNDRIYISGLDQIYEFDAKNLLLNTYSPIPRFTKLTINNSDIKAGDVLNNQKILDKGIGFSDVLVLDNQNKDFSLAFTSSSYLNTKANQFRYILHGYDKDWRISNQRSANYTNLSSGKYTFEVYAANNDGVWSAESAKLQIKIKPKPLLSFGAFFVYTLLLIVLGYFSRRIILARIHLRRELLIEKVKRDKEEKFNKERLRFYTNISHELRTPLTLIMGPTKELISGDKPNSTNSKLHQLILNNSQRLLSLVNQLLDYRKSLHQGMKLKVTQTNLVEVIESNIAAFAYMADEKHIKVDFKSSEGKLKGWYDLEKLDIILFNILSNAFKYTPEYGFVSLELNILEANKNLQIQHVEIKISNTGKGIPKHLQEKVFERFYQVEENKSETNINTGTGIGLALVKNMVELHHGIINAKSEPGKSTTFSVFLPINKEDYQEEEIFDFSRDADRRTKELIKPVDARNEDSVYEKKDAERKKILIVEDNLELRDYLAGFLSMEYKIYTASDGQEGLERCKEKNPDLVISDVMMDNMDGLQFCKALKSDSEISHIPVILMTALASVENKLEGYKTGADDYITKPFEPELLRIRVKAILENRSKIKADFGQNEKVSSKELTISKIDEQFMNKVIDLINENLDNANFDIDSFSKSLNVSSSQLYRKIKGIAGVSPNEFIRTYRLREAAKMINETTLTMSEIAYKVGFNDSRYFSKCFKKQFGVVPTKYLG, from the coding sequence ATGAACCAAAAAGCTTATATACTTTTTCTATGGCTTATGTGCCTTGCTGGTAGGAACTTTGCACAACTTCAGCATTTTGATAAAATACCCACCGAAGATGGAGATGTTAATTTAAGTGTGCGCAAGGTTATTCAGGATAATAATGGAATTTTATGGCTGGCTACTTTTAGTGGATTGTACCGTTACCAAGGAGATGAGTTTATTATTGAACATCAATTTCGAGATAACGAGATAATCAATTCGGACATTAATACCATTTTACAAGACGAGCAGAACAATATTTGGATTGGAACAAATGATGGGCTTGCTCGTTATAACCCCGAAAAAGAAGAACTTAAGGTATATAGGACCGAGGACAATGACATTGGCTCGATTAGTAGTAATAAAATCCGAAGTCTTGCATTAAGTAAAGATGGACATATTTGGGTGGGGACAAGTGATACCGGACTAAACTTTTATAACAAAGAAACGGATTCTTTTACTCCAATTGATTTTAAGGCGCAAACTGAACTACCACCGACCTACATAAAAACCATTTTAAGAACAAAAGATGGAAGAATTTGGTTGGGGACGCTAGGGCAGGGGCTCTATTGTTTTAATTACCAAAATTCAGAAGTTAGCTCGTTGCGTCATTATACGGTGGAAAAAGATTCTTCTAAAATTTCTCATAATTCTATTTACGATATTTTTGAAGATGTTGATGGAACAATAGTAGTTGCAACAAGGCAAGGATTAAACTTGTTTAACCAACAAACAGAACAATTCGATGATTTTTCATCGTCTAATTTTGTAGCCGGAGGCATGCGCAATTTCTTTCGAAGTATTAATCGCGATAGAAATGGAAAACTTTGGCTGGGAAGCTGGGGAGGCTTGATTTCGTGTAATACTTTTGATGAGTTAAAAACGGGTAATTTTGAACTGTCCCTGCATAATAGAAATATCGGTAATTCGATTTCTCACAATCAGGTTATGGATATTTATGAAGATAAGTCCGGTGTTATTTGGGTTTCTACCGAAAATGGGCTAAATCGGTACGACCCATATTTAAATCAATTAAAACCTCTTTATGGTAGGGTAGTTCAACAATTAAGTGAACAAACAGCAACTAGTTTTTCCGAATATGTTAATGACCAAGTATTAATTCTTACGCTTTCTGATGGAGTGATACTTAATTCAACAAATGCAATTACATCATTTGCTCAGGAAGAGAGTCCAGAGTTTGAAAATGAAAAATTTTATTCATTATTTGTTGACGAACAAAATAATGTTTGGGCTGGAAGCTATAGTGGACTGTTGGTGCGAAAAGATGCAATTACAGGCAAAATCAGGACTTTTAGGCATTCCAGTAATGACATCCCTATTTTTTCAATTTGCAGGGTTCAGCAAAATATGTTGGCGGTTGGCACCTATGGACAAGGGGTAAAATATTTTAATACACTTACTCAAAGGTTTGTTAGCAGTGTGGGGAGGTTTGAGAATATGCAGGTTAACGATATTCTTATTGATAAAAAGGAACGAATGTGGGTGGCAACTCAATTAGGAATATTTAGAAAAGAGACTGCAAGTTCTGATTTTGAATTTTACTTGCCAGATAATCCGGATTCTGTTTTAAAGCCCAATATAATGTTTGATATATGTGAATCTGAGTCGGGTGAAATATTAGTTGGGGGACGAAATGGATTGTACATTTTTGATGAAAAGACGCAAACTTTTGATATTAAAAAATTTGAGAATCCGGTACGTTTATGGGTAACCAATTTGCAGTTCGACTCGGAGCAGAACTTATGGTTGAACCTGAATTTTAATAAAATTGCTAAATGGAATAGAAGCAATTGTAAGTTAATTACCTTTAATGTAAACAACGGTATTAGAAGTAGTTCGTATAATCGCCGGGGTTTTTTTATTGATAAAAACGACAGGATTTACATTAGTGGCTTGGACCAGATTTATGAGTTTGATGCAAAAAATTTATTACTGAACACATATTCACCCATACCTCGGTTTACCAAACTAACGATTAATAACTCCGATATTAAGGCAGGAGATGTATTGAATAACCAGAAGATTCTCGATAAAGGTATTGGGTTTTCAGATGTACTTGTTTTGGATAATCAAAATAAAGACTTTTCTCTAGCTTTTACATCCAGTTCGTATTTGAACACAAAAGCAAATCAGTTCCGGTATATCCTCCACGGTTACGACAAGGATTGGCGCATAAGTAATCAGCGTTCTGCTAATTATACAAACCTAAGTTCCGGGAAATACACATTTGAAGTTTATGCTGCCAATAACGATGGAGTTTGGAGCGCTGAGTCTGCCAAACTTCAAATTAAAATAAAACCCAAACCCCTGTTAAGCTTTGGGGCATTTTTTGTTTATACGCTTCTGTTGATTGTTCTGGGGTATTTTTCACGCCGCATTATTCTTGCGCGTATTCACTTACGCCGCGAGTTACTAATTGAAAAAGTAAAGCGTGATAAAGAAGAAAAATTTAACAAGGAACGCTTACGATTTTATACCAATATTTCTCACGAGTTACGTACTCCGCTTACCTTGATAATGGGACCAACCAAAGAGTTGATTTCCGGCGATAAGCCTAATTCGACCAATTCAAAATTACACCAATTAATACTAAATAACTCACAACGCCTGCTTTCTCTGGTTAATCAATTGCTCGATTACCGTAAATCATTGCATCAGGGCATGAAATTGAAAGTAACACAAACCAACCTGGTTGAAGTTATTGAATCCAACATTGCTGCCTTTGCCTACATGGCAGATGAAAAGCACATAAAGGTTGATTTTAAGAGCTCGGAAGGAAAATTGAAAGGCTGGTACGACCTGGAAAAACTGGATATTATTCTTTTTAATATTTTATCGAATGCCTTTAAGTATACACCCGAATATGGTTTTGTTTCGTTGGAATTGAATATCTTGGAAGCCAACAAAAATTTGCAAATACAACATGTTGAAATAAAAATTTCGAACACTGGCAAAGGCATTCCAAAACATTTGCAGGAAAAGGTTTTTGAACGTTTTTACCAGGTAGAGGAAAATAAAAGTGAAACCAACATAAATACCGGAACAGGTATTGGTTTGGCTTTGGTGAAAAATATGGTTGAACTTCACCACGGAATTATTAACGCCAAAAGTGAACCTGGGAAATCAACAACATTTTCAGTTTTCTTGCCAATAAATAAAGAGGATTACCAGGAAGAAGAAATTTTCGACTTTAGCCGCGATGCCGATAGAAGAACCAAGGAGCTGATAAAACCCGTAGATGCACGAAACGAAGACTCGGTGTACGAGAAAAAAGATGCAGAGCGCAAAAAGATATTGATTGTAGAAGATAACCTGGAACTACGAGATTACCTGGCTGGATTTTTAAGCATGGAGTATAAAATTTACACCGCAAGCGATGGGCAGGAGGGACTTGAACGTTGCAAGGAAAAGAACCCCGACCTGGTTATTTCCGATGTTATGATGGATAATATGGATGGTTTGCAGTTTTGTAAGGCTTTAAAATCCGATTCAGAGATTAGCCATATTCCTGTAATTCTAATGACCGCCCTTGCAAGCGTTGAAAATAAACTGGAGGGCTATAAAACGGGTGCTGACGATTATATTACCAAACCATTCGAGCCGGAATTACTAAGAATTCGAGTGAAAGCGATTTTAGAGAATCGCTCAAAAATTAAAGCCGATTTTGGGCAGAATGAAAAAGTGAGCAGTAAAGAACTAACCATCTCTAAAATTGACGAGCAGTTTATGAATAAGGTAATCGACCTGATTAACGAAAACCTTGATAATGCCAACTTCGATATCGATAGTTTTTCAAAAAGCCTAAACGTTAGTTCATCGCAACTGTACAGAAAAATAAAAGGAATTGCCGGTGTATCGCCCAACGAATTTATTCGCACCTACCGTCTCCGCGAAGCTGCCAAAATGATTAACGAAACTACCCTCACCATGTCGGAAATTGCCTACAAAGTTGGTTTTAACGATTCACGATATTTCAGTAAATGTTTTAAAAAACAGTTTGGAGTGGTACCAACTAAGTACTTAGGCTAA
- a CDS encoding TonB-dependent receptor — protein sequence MKHLIKLMSLALFLVISSYGWAQQKAVTGTVTDPDGVGLPGATVVEKGTTNGTVTDIDGKFTLNVSESAEALSISFVGMKTQEVALTGASNYSVSLESSTIGLDEVVAVGYGTVKRSDITGSVGSMESEAIVESRSTSSVGALQGKVAGVDIVRTSNKPGGGFNINVRGINTYRSNTNPLYVVDGITVDNIDDINPEDIEKIDILKDASSAAIYGSRGANGVVIVTTKGGKEGKMSIEYNGYVGLKEAYNLPEIMNADAWVQFALDAEVGKGNLNPQLSDFLSQEEIDMYNSGADVNWPDEMLRTAMVTNHALTISGGQNGHIYSYGGSVTSDEGVVGNEKYERMTFRSNNEKQFNDYLKIGLRNNMSYSVRDEGSKEAFRSSYRLRPIGEMYDENGDLKLWPSPRETQISNPLVDMNEVTRETRTLHYFANFFLEIKPTDWMTFTTTFSPDIEYDRYGEYRGLNTKSAKGQAKNRRSYYNTYNYWRYTWDNILNVEKSINEHNLKGTFVSSIYKHRQDGSSTQVRNFSTDDYLFYNMGAGSDIRDLKTYYNMESLASFLGRLSWDYKGKYYVTANGRYDGSSRLAPGNKWKFFPSAAAAWRISEESFMESAENISNLKVRLSYGKTGSASVDRYQSQMNMNSGFYDFGNEGVSAITVGGLANYGLTWEETAEFNLGIDFGFYNSRISGSLELYNRESENMLYSREIPTITGFSSIWDNVGSLQNQGLELSLNTINVTAGDFEWSTNLTFSTNKNEIVDIDGTKQDNPGNGWFIGEDVTTHWQYQQNGYWGLEEADEAAVYSQDPGEVKVVDQNNDDKIDTEDRVFIGKETPDWYGSMTNTFKYKNFDMAVFLTTRQGQMLYSAFHDKFAWDQDGRFNGLKTDYWTPENQDGSWHQPGNAGPHRKIENYMETSYWKVGYINLGYTLNKGTVERFGIDKVRLYVSCQNPFVFTDYEGWDPENAGQNTWGYAFMTRSVLFGLNVKF from the coding sequence ATGAAACATCTAATCAAATTAATGAGCCTTGCGCTTTTCCTCGTAATAAGTAGTTACGGTTGGGCGCAACAAAAAGCAGTTACAGGAACGGTAACCGACCCTGATGGTGTTGGTTTGCCTGGAGCTACAGTTGTTGAAAAAGGAACAACTAACGGAACAGTTACCGACATTGATGGTAAGTTTACTTTAAACGTATCGGAAAGTGCCGAAGCATTAAGCATTTCGTTTGTAGGTATGAAAACGCAGGAAGTTGCTTTAACAGGAGCTTCAAATTACAGCGTAAGTTTAGAATCGTCAACCATTGGATTAGACGAGGTTGTAGCCGTTGGTTACGGTACCGTAAAACGTAGCGACATTACCGGTTCTGTTGGTTCAATGGAAAGCGAAGCAATTGTGGAATCGCGCAGCACAAGTTCTGTAGGGGCTTTACAAGGTAAAGTTGCCGGTGTTGATATTGTTCGTACAAGCAACAAACCTGGTGGTGGTTTTAATATCAATGTTCGTGGTATTAATACTTATCGTTCAAACACCAACCCTCTTTATGTTGTTGACGGAATTACAGTTGATAATATCGACGACATCAATCCTGAAGACATCGAAAAAATCGACATTTTGAAGGATGCGTCTTCGGCTGCTATTTATGGTTCGCGTGGTGCTAACGGAGTTGTAATTGTTACTACAAAAGGTGGTAAAGAAGGGAAAATGTCTATTGAATACAACGGTTATGTTGGTTTAAAAGAAGCTTATAACCTTCCTGAAATCATGAATGCCGATGCATGGGTACAATTTGCCTTGGATGCTGAGGTTGGAAAAGGAAACTTGAATCCTCAGCTTTCCGATTTCCTGAGTCAGGAAGAAATTGATATGTACAATAGTGGAGCCGATGTAAACTGGCCCGACGAAATGTTGCGTACAGCTATGGTTACCAACCATGCTTTAACCATTTCTGGTGGACAAAACGGACACATTTATTCATATGGTGGTAGCGTTACTTCCGATGAGGGGGTTGTGGGTAACGAAAAATACGAACGTATGACATTTCGTTCGAACAACGAGAAACAATTCAACGATTACCTGAAAATAGGTTTACGTAACAATATGTCGTACTCAGTTCGTGACGAAGGTTCGAAAGAAGCTTTCCGTAGTTCTTACCGTTTGCGGCCAATTGGCGAAATGTACGATGAAAATGGCGACCTGAAATTATGGCCATCACCAAGGGAAACTCAAATTTCAAACCCATTGGTTGATATGAATGAAGTAACACGCGAAACACGTACTTTGCATTATTTCGCGAACTTCTTCCTTGAGATAAAACCAACCGATTGGATGACGTTTACTACAACTTTTTCGCCAGATATTGAATACGACCGTTATGGTGAATACCGCGGATTAAATACCAAGTCGGCTAAAGGTCAGGCTAAAAACCGTAGGTCATATTACAATACCTACAACTACTGGCGTTACACCTGGGATAATATCCTTAATGTGGAAAAAAGCATTAACGAGCATAACCTGAAAGGGACTTTTGTTTCGTCGATTTACAAGCACCGTCAGGACGGTAGCAGTACGCAAGTTCGTAACTTCTCTACCGACGATTATTTATTCTACAACATGGGGGCAGGTTCCGATATTCGGGACCTTAAAACCTATTACAATATGGAATCTTTGGCATCGTTCTTAGGACGTTTGTCATGGGATTACAAAGGAAAATATTACGTAACTGCTAACGGTCGTTACGATGGTAGCTCGCGTTTGGCACCCGGTAATAAGTGGAAATTTTTCCCATCGGCTGCCGCTGCATGGCGAATTAGCGAAGAAAGTTTTATGGAAAGTGCTGAAAATATATCGAACCTGAAAGTTCGCTTAAGCTACGGTAAAACCGGTAGTGCATCGGTTGACCGTTACCAGTCGCAAATGAATATGAATAGTGGTTTTTACGATTTCGGAAACGAGGGTGTTTCAGCAATTACTGTTGGAGGTTTAGCAAACTACGGTCTAACCTGGGAAGAAACAGCTGAATTTAACCTGGGTATCGACTTTGGTTTCTACAATAGCCGCATTTCAGGTTCATTGGAATTGTACAATAGGGAATCGGAAAACATGCTTTACAGCCGCGAAATTCCTACCATTACAGGTTTTTCAAGCATTTGGGACAATGTAGGATCTTTACAAAATCAGGGACTCGAATTAAGTTTGAATACCATAAACGTAACTGCAGGTGATTTTGAGTGGAGTACAAACCTTACATTCTCAACCAATAAAAATGAAATTGTTGACATCGATGGAACAAAACAAGATAACCCCGGAAACGGATGGTTTATTGGTGAAGATGTAACAACTCACTGGCAATACCAACAAAACGGTTACTGGGGATTAGAAGAAGCAGACGAAGCTGCAGTTTATTCGCAAGACCCTGGCGAGGTGAAAGTTGTTGACCAAAACAACGATGATAAGATTGATACTGAAGACCGTGTTTTCATAGGAAAAGAAACTCCTGATTGGTACGGAAGTATGACGAATACTTTCAAGTACAAAAACTTCGATATGGCAGTATTCTTAACAACGCGTCAGGGGCAAATGCTTTACAGTGCATTCCACGATAAGTTTGCCTGGGACCAGGACGGTCGTTTTAACGGCTTAAAAACCGATTATTGGACCCCTGAAAACCAGGATGGAAGTTGGCATCAGCCGGGTAACGCAGGTCCTCATAGAAAAATTGAAAACTACATGGAAACCTCGTACTGGAAAGTGGGCTATATAAACCTTGGCTACACTTTAAACAAAGGAACTGTTGAACGTTTCGGGATAGATAAAGTAAGGCTCTATGTATCGTGCCAAAATCCATTCGTTTTCACCGATTACGAAGGATGGGACCCCGAGAATGCTGGCCAGAATACCTGGGGATATGCATTTATGACACGCAGCGTATTGTTCGGATTAAACGTTAAATTCTAA
- a CDS encoding RagB/SusD family nutrient uptake outer membrane protein, which translates to MKTLYKFKYIILGAALMFGATSCEEFLEEENLSSVSDQTYLVNEDAFEELVNGAYATLRSYSKSHDLDFYGVDIYSRKGKIEGDKPLNDYTNITSYLGASESNWKRSYTAISKCNTVITRAEEIGELSESTKNLRLAEVKVIRALNYFYLVQQFGGVPLQLEEVRGVVTDFTRNTEAEVYAQIIKDLDEAIPALPTSVSQYGRVSKGAAQHLLAKVYLTLGYTSSGTAADFTTAAQLAETVISSGEYNLLNSFAEVFDIDNQENDEIIWSAQFSTDNLFNGDGNDQYQLFKFSYESYPGMNRTSDYGRGNKPWQPTAFFFNLFVDGDSREAVTLDRTIYAVEDADGILTGDTVVHFPKVAWTQEQKDAVSYIVYNDDEYRVNTDFGSSQYPMFKKFADPLAPYGDNGGTRDANIFRLAETYLIAAEAQLQAGNSGAALAHVNTIRNRAADGVDLSLTSVTIDDILNERALELAGETSRWIDLKRTGTLSDRVLAHNPHVQLHHTSAIDAHYLLRPIPENEILLTNGTLEQNPGY; encoded by the coding sequence ATGAAGACTTTATATAAATTCAAATACATTATCCTGGGAGCTGCATTGATGTTCGGAGCAACATCATGCGAAGAATTCCTTGAAGAAGAGAACCTGTCAAGCGTTTCAGACCAAACTTACCTGGTAAATGAAGATGCCTTTGAAGAATTGGTAAATGGTGCCTATGCAACTTTACGTTCGTACAGCAAATCACACGACCTTGATTTTTATGGAGTGGATATTTACAGCCGTAAAGGAAAAATAGAGGGCGACAAACCATTAAATGATTACACAAATATTACTTCGTATTTGGGAGCCTCGGAAAGCAATTGGAAACGTAGTTATACCGCAATTTCGAAATGCAACACAGTTATTACCCGCGCCGAAGAAATTGGTGAATTGAGTGAAAGTACCAAAAATCTTCGCCTGGCAGAGGTGAAAGTTATTCGTGCCCTAAATTATTTTTATCTGGTGCAGCAATTTGGAGGAGTACCTCTTCAGTTGGAAGAAGTACGAGGAGTAGTAACAGATTTTACACGGAACACAGAAGCAGAGGTTTATGCTCAGATAATAAAAGATTTAGATGAGGCTATTCCTGCTTTACCAACTTCTGTTAGTCAGTACGGACGAGTTTCAAAAGGAGCAGCACAGCATTTATTGGCAAAAGTATATCTTACCTTGGGTTATACTTCTTCCGGAACAGCTGCCGATTTTACAACTGCTGCTCAATTGGCTGAAACGGTTATAAGTTCGGGCGAATACAATCTTTTAAATTCATTTGCTGAAGTATTTGATATTGATAACCAAGAAAATGATGAGATTATCTGGTCGGCACAATTTTCAACAGATAATCTGTTTAACGGTGATGGAAATGACCAGTACCAATTGTTTAAATTTAGTTACGAATCGTACCCCGGAATGAACCGCACCAGCGACTATGGACGAGGAAACAAACCATGGCAGCCAACCGCTTTCTTCTTCAACTTATTTGTTGATGGCGATAGCCGCGAAGCTGTTACCCTGGACCGTACTATTTATGCGGTAGAAGATGCTGATGGCATTCTTACAGGCGACACAGTTGTTCATTTTCCGAAAGTTGCATGGACACAGGAACAAAAAGATGCGGTAAGCTACATTGTTTATAACGATGATGAGTACCGTGTTAATACCGATTTTGGAAGTAGTCAGTACCCAATGTTTAAGAAGTTTGCCGACCCATTGGCTCCTTATGGTGATAATGGTGGTACACGCGATGCAAACATCTTCCGTTTGGCAGAAACCTACTTAATTGCTGCAGAAGCACAATTGCAGGCAGGAAATTCAGGTGCTGCATTGGCTCATGTAAATACAATTCGTAACCGTGCTGCCGATGGTGTTGATTTAAGCCTTACATCAGTTACTATTGATGATATTCTAAATGAACGAGCATTGGAACTGGCAGGCGAAACAAGCCGCTGGATTGACCTTAAACGTACCGGAACACTTTCTGACAGGGTTTTGGCACATAATCCACATGTTCAGTTGCACCATACTTCGGCAATCGATGCACATTACCTGTTGCGTCCGATTCCTGAAAACGAAATTTTATTGACCAACGGGACTTTAGAACAGAACCCTGGTTACTAA
- a CDS encoding glycosyl hydrolase 115 family protein, producing MKPTQNIILIASFLLVLFGFNSCKTNDGVFIIVGEDASVTEKLTAEQLKTDLQKVTSKNIQVISEAEDYSEAKKIILLGTSSSNSLITDLIQSKSIIVSEDFPGKRGGIWAKATFTNKGKAIVFAGSDVQGTQYAVYEYCKEILDVDPFEYWSGKTPNPTHDVFDIPNKVIAPPEIPILCYFENDVDELANIKKPMLEYDWENYTQLINSLVRIKYNAIQLFDMLGRPEFFLRPEYQAIRPDYDIRLSYIDSMITYAQDMGMQAQIDMALGYKIKPMEQDKADCWAKNKQVWIDTWRYYFEETPIGKADIFALRPRNQVWDWEYKSSCGEDKVDVFNEVYAELGDIVDEYKPEATKVLLCYHDGMEMFNNGFNPPKDWIIAWSDDGWVDFDYLPLDTKGYNFGTYMHAGFWLNHTVHDPCPVKIDTIMKMMVKDYGANKYCMVNGQQFRPFLLNLEAFSKMADAPNAFNGEEFYKDWVSYYLGEKTGKFAIASMTKLHEAQFDGVGYVQHLWEIREAISYLSNAPIERPGKTPVPHEYRRVENDYKHVVKRVEFLKESLNEAKKGYEIAGENDIFYHDYILLPVQIYSDLLVFEGELHQMAKLKKQFEDTGNEALRQKAIAQIEHARSALKMVYQRRLTGDKNPTWKGWYHPANRRPNNGFPTQEMLNRVEKNLKTLSPS from the coding sequence ATGAAGCCAACACAAAATATCATATTAATTGCCTCGTTTCTACTGGTTCTTTTCGGTTTTAATTCGTGCAAAACAAACGATGGAGTTTTCATTATAGTTGGCGAAGATGCTTCTGTAACTGAAAAATTAACTGCTGAACAATTAAAAACCGATTTACAAAAAGTTACTAGCAAGAATATTCAAGTTATTTCTGAAGCTGAAGATTACTCTGAAGCAAAGAAAATCATTCTACTTGGCACATCAAGTTCTAATTCACTCATCACTGATTTAATCCAGAGTAAATCCATTATTGTATCGGAAGATTTTCCAGGAAAACGTGGCGGTATCTGGGCAAAAGCCACGTTTACCAATAAAGGCAAAGCCATTGTTTTTGCCGGTTCCGATGTACAAGGAACGCAATACGCAGTTTACGAATACTGCAAAGAAATTTTAGATGTTGACCCATTCGAATACTGGAGTGGTAAAACTCCAAATCCCACGCATGATGTTTTTGACATTCCCAATAAAGTTATCGCCCCTCCCGAAATCCCCATACTCTGTTATTTTGAAAACGATGTAGATGAACTGGCAAACATTAAGAAGCCAATGTTGGAATACGATTGGGAAAACTACACCCAATTGATTAATTCTCTGGTTCGTATAAAATATAACGCCATTCAACTGTTTGATATGCTGGGGCGTCCCGAATTTTTTCTACGTCCTGAATACCAGGCAATCCGTCCCGATTATGACATCCGACTTTCATATATCGACAGCATGATTACCTATGCGCAAGATATGGGCATGCAGGCGCAGATTGACATGGCACTGGGTTATAAAATAAAACCCATGGAGCAAGACAAAGCTGATTGTTGGGCAAAAAATAAACAAGTCTGGATAGATACTTGGCGATACTATTTTGAAGAAACGCCAATTGGGAAAGCCGATATTTTTGCTCTGCGCCCACGTAACCAGGTGTGGGACTGGGAATACAAAAGTTCGTGTGGCGAAGACAAAGTGGATGTGTTTAATGAGGTTTATGCTGAGCTTGGTGATATTGTTGACGAATACAAACCGGAAGCCACAAAAGTGTTGCTTTGCTACCACGATGGAATGGAAATGTTCAACAATGGTTTTAATCCGCCCAAAGACTGGATTATTGCTTGGAGTGATGACGGTTGGGTAGATTTTGATTACCTGCCGCTTGATACAAAAGGGTACAATTTTGGAACATACATGCACGCCGGGTTCTGGTTAAACCATACCGTTCACGACCCATGCCCTGTAAAAATCGATACCATAATGAAAATGATGGTGAAGGATTACGGAGCCAACAAATATTGCATGGTAAACGGGCAGCAGTTCCGTCCGTTTCTTCTGAATTTGGAAGCCTTTTCAAAAATGGCTGATGCACCGAATGCTTTTAACGGAGAAGAGTTTTATAAAGACTGGGTAAGCTACTACCTTGGCGAAAAGACAGGCAAATTTGCCATAGCTTCAATGACGAAATTACACGAAGCTCAGTTCGATGGTGTTGGTTATGTGCAGCATCTTTGGGAAATACGCGAAGCAATTTCATACCTAAGTAATGCACCCATTGAACGACCTGGGAAAACACCTGTTCCACATGAGTACCGCCGTGTTGAAAATGATTACAAACATGTTGTTAAACGGGTTGAATTTTTAAAAGAATCGTTAAACGAAGCAAAAAAAGGCTACGAAATTGCAGGAGAGAATGATATTTTTTACCATGATTATATTTTGTTACCAGTACAAATTTATTCCGACTTGTTGGTATTTGAGGGTGAATTGCACCAAATGGCAAAACTGAAAAAACAATTTGAAGATACCGGAAATGAGGCATTGCGACAAAAGGCAATCGCTCAAATAGAGCATGCCCGTTCAGCACTCAAAATGGTTTATCAACGCCGTTTAACAGGTGATAAAAATCCAACATGGAAAGGATGGTACCACCCCGCAAACCGCCGACCCAATAATGGCTTCCCAACCCAGGAAATGTTGAATAGGGTAGAGAAAAATCTAAAAACCCTTAGTCCCTCTTAA